One segment of Strix aluco isolate bStrAlu1 chromosome 4, bStrAlu1.hap1, whole genome shotgun sequence DNA contains the following:
- the MMAA gene encoding methylmalonic aciduria type A protein, mitochondrial, with protein MKIPSLLLRFPHCYFSRRTYFTNFDFASRADFLRVESLTPAHLDRVKWMWSSNGLRRELCQQVAPDQQIEGLSDREQRLVDRLYNGLIQGHRACLAEAITLVESTQSRKKKIAQFLLQKVLSYHREQEKLNQGKPLAFRVGLSGPPGAGKSTFIECFGKMLTERKYKVSVLAVDPSSSTSGGSLLGDKTRMTELSRDMNAYIRPSPTRGTLGGVTRTTNEAILLCEGGGYNVVLVETVGVGQSEFAVADMVDMFILLLPPAGGDELQGIKRGIIEMADLVAINKADGDLVVPARRIQAEYVSAMKLLRKRSKVWRPKVMRISAKTGEGISDMWDKMTEFRDLMLTSGELIAKRRKQQKVWMWNLIQENMLEHFRSHLAVKDKIPLLEEKVLSGVLSPGLAADLLLKAFKDGL; from the exons ATGAAGATCCCCTCTTTGCTGCTGAGATTCCCTCATTGTTATTTCTCTAGAAGAACTTACTTCACAAACTTCGACTTTGCTTCCAGAGCAGATTTCCTGCGCGTTGAATCTCTTACGCCAGCGCACCTCGATCGTGTAAAGTGGATGTGGTCATCGAACGGTTTGAGGAGAGAGCTGTGTCAACAAGTGGCCCCTGACCAGCAAATAGAGGGACTTTCTGACAGAGAACAAAGACTTGTAGACAGACTTTACAATGGATTAATCCAGGGTCATAGAGCCTGTTTAGCAGAAGCCATTACACTTGTAGAATCAACTCAgagtaggaagaagaaaatagcGCAGTTTCTCCTTCAGAAGGTATTATCCTACCACAGGGAACAAGAAAAGTTAAATCAAGGAAAACCACTTGCCTTTAGAGTGG GGTTGTCTGGTCCTCCCGGTGCTGGGAAATCGACtttcatagaatgctttgggaaGATGCTTacggaaagaaaatacaaagtgTCTGTGTTGGCTGTAGACCCTTCCTCTAGTACAAGTGGTG GTTCTCTGCTGGGTGATAAAACACGGATGACTGAGCTGTCAAGAGACATGAACGCGTACATCAGACCGTCTCCAACCAGAGGGACGCTGGGAGGTGTAACAAGGACCACAAATGAAGCCATTCTGCTGTGTGAAGGAGGTGGCTACAATGTTGTTCTTGTGGAAACAGTAG GTGTGGGACAGTCAGAATTTGCTGTGGCTGATATGGTTGATATGTTTATACTACTGCTACCACCTGCAGGTGGAGATGAATTACag GGTATCAAACGGGGTATAATTGAGATGGCCGATCTAGTTGCTATAAATAAAGCTGATGGTGATTTAGTTGTGCCTGCACGGAGAATACAAGCTGAGTATGTTAGTGCTATGAAGCTGCTTCGCAAACGTTCAAAGGTTTGGAGACCAAAG GTAATGCGCATCTCTGCCAAAACTGGAGAGGGTATCTCTGATATGTGGGATAAAATGACAGAATTTCGTGACCTCATGCTCACAAGTGGTGAGTTGATTGCCAAACGACGGAAACAGCAGAAAGTGTGGATGTGGAATCTCATCCAGGAAAATATGTTGGAACATTTCCGGAGTCACTTGGCAGTCAAGGATAAGATTCCACTTCTAGAAGAAAAAGTTCTGAGTGGTGTCTTGTCTCCTGGGCTGGCAGCCGACCTGCTACTGAAAGCTTTCAAAGATGGTCTCTAA